A portion of the Carassius carassius chromosome 42, fCarCar2.1, whole genome shotgun sequence genome contains these proteins:
- the LOC132124103 gene encoding ski-like protein, whose amino-acid sequence METTKNKRRDLPKEQALLKVPLKRLMRDKSVHGTPIKKRVMASLNLSCKKIPKTSLGYQVSKATNKMDANPDLSPGLKHTLAQFSLSSQCSLGGPAAFTGQHGQYKMAPPLAQGGMAVGPLLVPPDSSTDLGLCCLEGEYISCFSVGGELRLCLPQLLNTILRDFSLQQINSVCDQLYLYCSRCDATQLHILKMLGILPPGTPSCGLITLTDSQRLCNTLLHPGEEPSRDSHKSRREIQEEKDGEESGGFWVEHQCLGKCQGLFVPQLYSSPDVHCIRCSQCRMLFCPERFVMHSHREPDKRTCHWGFDSAKWACYLQLAQRHLGTADEEMLKKSLEDMKMKFQEEKRQPRVGVSSPAFVFDSRLLSSLKEDPGQVDLMWQSWYQYMPDKLEDNGLAQHPGYVPGKEMGSTGTEMLGDTLNVKNQEEHNTDPKMPTFAEQEKHGQSDDASPDEWQKVDTAAYKRSVGVTVEHSKDGMVMELLQMYSAQHNKLQSTLRRQKQLEKELQALRQGEATDRCDLHGELEAVQTEHAQRLGEVQQEQRKLKSRLDRLRQQGCRCKELGTEPHQETIYAKQLSELRERLDHAEEDREELQEELRREREARERLERTISELKHQMRHTSHPASVDSPMSSVSSDTHMYPTA is encoded by the exons ATGGAGACTACTAAGAACAAGCGCCGAGACCTCCCCAAGGAACAGGCACTTCTAAAAGTCCCATTAAAGAGGTTGATGCGAGACAAATCTGTACACGGCACACCCATAAAGAAACGTGTGATGGCTTCTCTCAATTTATCCTGCAAAAAGATCCCAAAAACCTCTCTTGGCTATCAGGTCTCAAAGGCAACTAACAAAATGGATGCCAATCCGGATCTGAGCCCTGGTTTGAAGCACACTCTAGCGCAGTTCTCTTTGAGCAGCCAGTGTTCCCTTGGTGGCCCAGCTGCATTCACAGGTCAACATGGTCAGTATAAGATGGCGCCCCCTCTGGCTCAGGGAGGTATGGCAGTGGGACCCTTACTAGTCCCTCCTGACAGCTCAACAGACCTTGGCCTCTGCTGTCTGGAGGGCGAATACATCTCCTGCTTCTCTGTGGGAGGCGAACTGCGTCTTTGTTTGCCCCAGCTGCTTAACACCATCCTGCGGGACTTTTCGTTGCAACAGATCAACTCTGTGTGCGACCAGTTGTATTTGTACTGTTCCCGCTGTGATGCCACACAGTTACACATCCTTAAAATGCTGGGTATCCTTCCTCCAGGGACTCCGTCCTGCGGCCTCATCACACTGACCGATTCCCAGCGTCTCTGTAACACACTGCTGCATCCAGGCGAGGAGCCCTCTCGTGATTCACACAAATCACGAAGAGAAATACAGGAAGAGAAAGACGGTGAGGAATCTGGAGGATTTTGGGTGGAACACCAATGTCTGGGCAAGTGTCAAGGACTGTTTGTACCCCAGCTTTACTCCAGCCCAGATGTGCACTGTATCCGTTGTTCCCAATGTCGGATGCTCTTCTGCCCAGAGCGCTTTGTCATGCACTCCCACCGAGAGCCAGACAAACGCACATGTCACTGGGGCTTCGATTCAGCCAAGTGGGCCTGCTATCTGCAGCTGGCACAAAGACACCTGGGAACAGCGGATGAAGAGATGCTAAAGAAATCTCTGGAGGATATGAAGATGAAGTTCCAGGAAGAGAAGAGGCAGCCGCGTGTA GGAGTATCTTCACCTGCATTTGTGTTCGACTCACGTTTGCTTTCCAGTCTTAAGGAGGACCCCGGCCAAGTTGACTTGATGTGGCAAAG CTGGTACCAGTACATGCCTGACAAGTTGGAAGATAATGGCTTGGCACAACACCCTGGGTATGTGCCTGGAAAGGAAATGGGGTCTACAGGAACAGAGATGCTAGGTGATACTCTGAATGTAAAGAATCAGGAAGAACACAACACCGACCCAAAGATGCCCACCTTTGCAG AGCAAGAAAAACATGGCCAGTCCGACGATGCCAGTCCAGATGAATGGCAGAAGGTAGATACAGCAGCTTATAAGCGGTCGGTTGGTGTGACTGTGGAGCACAGTAAGGATGGCATGGTGATGGAGCTCCTTCAGATGTATAGTGCTCAACACAACAAACTTCAGTCAACACTACGCAGACAGAAACAGCTTGAAAAG GAGCTGCAGGCTCTGCGTCAAGGTGAAGCCACAGACCGCTGTGACCTACACGGGgagctggaggcggttcagaCTGAACACGCTCAGAGGCTCGGTGAAGTCCAGCAGGAACAGAGAAAGTTAAAGTCCCGACTCGACCGGCTGAGGCAGCAAGGCTGCAGATGCAAAGAACTGGGTACTGAGCCGCACCAGGAAACCATCTATGCCAAACAG TTATCAGAACTGCGTGAGAGGCTGGACCACGCTGAGGAAGACCGTGAGGAGCTGCAGGAAGAGCTACGCAGAGAGCGAGAAGCCAGAGAGAGGCTGGAGCGCACCATCTCTGAGCTCAAACATCAGATGAGGCACACCAGCCACCCTGCTTCAGTGGACAGTCCCATGTCTTCAGTCTCCAGTGACACACACATGTACCCGACAGCTTAG